Part of the Hippopotamus amphibius kiboko isolate mHipAmp2 chromosome 7, mHipAmp2.hap2, whole genome shotgun sequence genome, GACCACAATGGTCTGCCTTGTGTGCAGTCCATTTATAACCAGCCCCGTAAAGAAGTCAGATTTAAGGAAGAGTTCATGTGTAATGATTTTACATTTAAGTGCACTCTTGTATTGAAGCCATCTTTTGTGCAAAAACTTCGTGTATATTTTAGTTGGATCTGTTATTTAAGACAGTTATTAAATCATAAGCCTAacgaaagaaaaagagaaattattgcTGTGAAAATGCTTATTCAAGTTATCCTTTTATTGGGGAGCTGGTAAATTCTTACCTGTCCTCTGGATTCATCAGGAACTGATGAaatggtaattattttttaacaaaaggaTCATTCTCTACttgtaagattttctttttgactcTTAAGACATTATTTGAGAATTTCAGAGGATGAAACTAGTTTTGatacctttctctcttttttcttttttaacttttttttttattaattcacctgtttatttttatcttttggttcttttgggtcTTCTTTGCCACGTATGGGCtctctccagttgcagagagcgggggccagtcttcgttgtggtgtgcagtcctcccattgtagtggcctctcttgctgcggagcatgggctccaggcacgcaggcttcagcatttgtggcacatgggctcagtagttgtggcgcacgggcccagttgctctgaggcatgtgagatcctcccggaccagggattggacctgtgtccagtgtattggcaggcggactcccaaccactacgccaccagggcagtcccagaTACCTTTCTCTTCTGATCTCTAGATTTCATGAATTGTGAAATCCTGGCAGGTCTGCCTCCaaaatgacttaatttttttctttctttgctttctcacaAATACTATCTTTTACACTTTTATACCCTCCTCCTAGTTTAGCATAATTCAGTGGTTCTTAACTTTGGGGGTGGGAGTCTGGTTCTATCAGCGCCTAGTAGGTAGAGGCTAGGGTTACTGCTAAAACGTTCTACATTGCACTGGATATCACTCAACAGAATTATcaggccccaaatgtcagtatGCCGAGGTTGAGATACTTGGCCTAACCAAATTCTTCCTCCTGCTCTTAAAAATCTATGCCAgagtagtcttttttttccccattattctgagatataattgacatacaacgctgtaagtttaaggtgtatagcataatgatttgacttacatacgcCACAGTAATCTTGCCAGTGGCAGGTTCTGCTGCAATACTTATTGCTGTATACATAACAAAGTCCAGACTTCTTGACCCAGTATTCTAGCTCCTCCATCTGAAATCCAGGCACCAAATATTACACCCACTAATATTTGAGTACCATGTTCTCCAGCCAAACTGAAGCATTTGACTTTGGTCAAACTTTTtcactgctgtgtgactttggaaattttacttaacctttctgagcctcagttccccatCTACTAAATGGTGGTAATTGTTATTAATTTGtatgtatgtaatttataaaagctgtcataaggattaaataagctCATGTgtgttatatttgttttatataacatcctgttaaaatacattattttatatatcatattatgtttttatttgtaaaaaaaaaactgtcttctTGCACCTTCTGTCAGgccctttttaaaattgaatgaaGTTTCATATTTTTTAGCCTGTAACTGGAAGAGGTAAAAACTGGTTTGACTACATGTCTTCATATTCTCATACTGCCCTGCTGAGATGGAATTTTCTTGTTTAACTCAAATTATAAAACTTCAAAATATGCATGTATTTTGTGAAGTGTACTTATATGTTGAAGAATATCCTGAACACTTAAGATTGatgtttaatattaaataaaataacactaattgtctcaaatataaaataaaatatctattggATTAAGTATGGTTTGTTACCTTCTGGTTTCTTCACAACTCTGGTTTtggaaataaccaaaaatataaccaaatctttgtttttctgttatcaTTGTAAAGTCCTGTCATTGAAAATTAGGTCAGTATTGAACAACAAGGATGTTTTTGTAATTCACATCAGTATAAAGACTCAATTTAAGGTACATTAATATATTCTAAATCCACTCCATTTTTATTATCTTCCCCTTCCCAAATTATATTGCTCAGTTAGTATAAGTACTGACTGAGGTAGCCCATCACTCTGTCATCCTTTACAGCAGTACAGagtttttactcttttaaatttcattattctTATTGTGTAAATTTTAGCAGATATATTGACTATATACTTTTGTGCTTACTtgtgcttaaatttttaaaattagttacatAATCTTTACCCCTTTTGCTTTTTCAGATTTATGGACAAGAAGTTATCATgtaagtctttttgtttgttttttttttttaattttcgggttttgtggggttttttaatattaaattccTTTTTACATGTGCCTTGGCAGTATATAATGTTTGGAGCaactatataaaaattcaaagcaCACAGAACCTCTAATTCACATCCATTAATTAAACAGCTTTATCAAAACTCTAACTAGACAGTTTAATTTCTGATATTTAGGAAGTTTCACAGTACTTCAgacttttcattatttcatataaGCCCTCTCCCACTTTGATAAAATTAAcaagattttccattttatatttgaaaactcaACTTCTTTTCCTTTAAGCAGTGGACAGACAGGACTGAAAATCTGACCTGCACAGTACTTGAAGTATATAGGGGTTAAGACCATGGCTTTAGAGGCAAGCAGTCTTCAGTTTGAATTCCAGCTGTTCCCCACAGTAACTGTATGATCTTGAACCAGTTACTTAAAAATACTATACTTCAGTTCCTTCATAAAAAGTCAGGATAATTCCACTTTACGGAAGTCTAATAAGTTTAAATGTGGaagtaaatgtaaaatgtttagcccagtgcttggcatatagtaaagATGGTAGCTTATACATTTCAAATATCTGGGTTTTATCTCACCTAATTTTTAATGAATAGTTTAGTTGGTAGTTAATGGtcagttttattaaaatgtctttttccctTTACATAGTGAAATTAAATGGTGGCAGACATGTCCAAGGAATATTGCGGGGATTTGATCCCTTTATGAATCTTGTGATAGATGAATGTGTGGAGATGGCAACTAGTGGACAACAGAACAATATTGGGATGGTGGTAAGTGAAAATACAAGATTTCTCAtagagatttcatttttcttttggaataagCATTAGCTTCCTTTCTATCAAACTCTTGGGTTAAACTGAATTTAGGCAAATTACAGGCAAGATTAGACATTCCATTTCCCTTTTAGTTTAACCTGACAGTTATTCAACTGTGATAATAATATCCCAGTTACCTGTAGGTTAAATCTGAATCTTACCTCAGAACCCACTGAGGTCCTTGGACTTGAAATAGCTGTTGGAAATCATTTTTGAGCTTTATTCAGTAATAGAGGCTCATATTTGTTCCTTCAttagagcagtagttctcaatctTAGTTGTATTTTAGAATCAAATTAGTCTGGGATGCATCATAGAGttttttaaagttccccaggtgaaatggtacagatgaacttatttgcaaagcagaaatagagacacagatgcacagatgtagagaacaaacttatggggggcaggagggacaaatggggagattgggattgacatacactaccatgtataaagtagataactaatgagaacctactgtatagcacaggaaactctactcagtactctgtagtggcctatatgggaaaagaatctaaaaaagagtggatagatgtataacagattcactttgctgtacagcagaaacttacacaacattgcaaatcaacaatgaaatttttttttaaagttccacaggtgattctaatgtaagGCAAAGATTAATCTTTGATCCAGAGCATTTACAATCACTCATTGAggagtttttttaaaagcaagcaaacaaaaattatcCCTAGAGCTCACCTGAAAGCAGTTGAAACTGTATTTCTGAGGGTGCTTTTATTGTTAAAAAGGTCTTGTATAATTTTAACGTACAGTGAGGATTACTACTTATCAAACTTTAACATCCTATGAATTCCCAGATCTTGTTCAAATGCAGATCGTAATTCAGTAGATATGGGATGGAACctaagattttgcatttctaacaaatgtcCATTTGATGCAGATCTGCCAGACCACAGATCATACTCTTGGGGTTTAAGTGTGTGTATAACCTAGATTTTCTGGTTTATCACACTCAAATTAAAAAGTAGTCAGCGGAAAAGTTGCAGAGCATATTCACTACGACAGCCATTCACATggaagaaaataggaagaaaacagATGCTGATTTGTGAATTATAGGAACAAACATTTCTGCCGTCATTAGGCCATAGTGCTGTGACTACTGAAGAAAAGCTTTTGATGTTTGTCAAACAAGACCCCGACTTTAAATTCCCCTCTGCCCAACACAGAACAATATATCCAGTAAGTGTTAAGTCCGAGTTACTTGGGCAAGGTGAATCAAAGTAGACAACGTAGCTTTAGGAAATCATTAAGCATATAGACCTCTAAGAGATGGTAAGAGTTCCTAATTATAGCCTTGATTTTGCCTCACTTTTTAAAGTCTGAGCAGTAGAAGGGTGTAATATTTTAATCACACTTTCCAAGGCTTGTGTTTGCTTATTTCAAGTGTATTACCATTACtgcattttgaaaagcaaatcAGTGCTCAGGGTTGGAAAAATGACTTGGAGTCTCTAGATATGAGATTTCCTGCCCACCCACACACATTTCGTGTAAACCAACTTTCTTTTCAGGTACAGTCTCCTTGAGCTTCTgttgaaaatgaataaaagtatgGGCAAATTATTAgcagcagtttcttataaaaacagttttaaaataccCAAGATTTCCCCCAGCCCTTCCTTTCACAGATTAGGAAATCTTCGCTCTAATAGAGGGTAGTTTAGAGTTTTGGTTCATATCTCAACAGATTTGCTACAAAAGGATCCAAGATGGAATTGACATCTAAAGCTCTAATTTGGGAAGATAACTTTTTAGAGAATTGTGCGGCACTTCTCGGAATTTTTATCAGAGAAGGAATTGAGCCTATATCGTGGAGCTTTCTCTTAATTTTCCCCCTAAATTTTGGTGGGCTTCATTTTCTTTACATGGAAATTGATTACAAGTAGTGCCATCCCAAGTCGTTCAGATAATGAGCACCTGCTTACTGTGTTAGGCAGCCTGTTCTTCCACCTCTGATGCATGTTGTGTGACTAAAAATTATAGTCTGTAGGCGCTAATTCTTGTGGCTGAGTTAacactttgaaaatgaaataatgataatatattaATTGTCTTTAATGAAAAAACAGTCTAACGAAAATGGAAGAATGGCTTTTCTaagggaaagaagggaaacaagtcacagttttgttttttcacaaGTTGTTTGGCTGAGACACTTACATTGACTTCATTATTCCCTTGTCCAATCAGTGACCCATTGAGGCCATTGAAATTACTTAATACTATTAAATTAAGAATAGTATTCAGAATGTGTGTATTCTGAAGAGGACGGTAATTTGTTTTGGGGATCTGGCAAGTGGATAATGAGCTAATGATGTCTCGACTAGCCTCTTATCTTCTGAGACATCCACAGAGTAGTCAGTAGCCTCACCTCTGTCTTATTTCCTCAAGATTCTACTCCACTCCACGGTTCCCCTAAGAATGTGgtaaaaattgtgtattttttgaTGCTACATATTTCAAGAGTTCTTACTGGCTTTGTGCTTCTGTAGCTCCATTTTAGGTTTGTATTCTTTATTAGACAGTTGTGCCCTTTCAAGAGACTGAAAAAGCCTGAGCAACACTTTGCCAAAACTTAGTATTGAAGCCCAACAAAAGGAGCAACATGGAATTCTGGACCTGATGGTTCCAGTTTGATTTGGAGAATGGGGCCTCGAACACAGTGGGAAAAGAGGTAGAGCACTGCAAAGCAAAGGTGTTCACAATGAACCTTAATTCCTGTGGATTATGTGAGAAGGCAAAGAAGTGAGTGATACCAGTCTAGAAAATGTTGATGAAGgtggcagttttgttttttgatgatgccaaaaagaaaaagtccGCAGATCTGAAAATCTTAGTAATCTGAAAAAACTTCTCTCTACTACCCTCCACTTCTCGGGAAAGtgtcagaaatggacagatttagGGGGGAGTTAGGAAGAAGGCTGctgtttttcatgcttttttgaTCAGTGAAATGTGATGTTCATCATCTGTTGCAAATAAACCAGCAAGTTTAAAACTCTTGAGAACTAGGTAATCATGCTTTCTTCAATTCTTTTCCTGACTTGTAAGAAGAATAAGGGTGTAGGTTCTGTCAGTCCCTGTTGTCCTACTCAGGGCCTTGTTCTCTTGTAATACAGCTCTTTAATTCCTCGCCACCTTCTCACCGTGCTCATTGCTGTTTGTCTCTGCCAAGCTCCAGGACACTTTCCCACCTGTCACGTTCCTTCCAGTCTGTCTGCTGCAGTCATCACACGCAGGTTCATTTGTTTACTTAACAGAACTTACTGAGCTTTTTGTGTGCCTGCCACtgctctaggcactggggatggtACTCCAAGCAAAGTCCATGCCTTCATAGAAATGACATTTGAGTAAGAAGATAACAGCTAATGGTGTTTGTAATAAATAAAGCAAGTAGATtgagtggagaaaagaaaaagttataggTATTTTTATGCCAGCTGCCTACAAGCATAGCTCCACTTTGAATCTGACTCAGAATGCCTCTATCTCTGATAAATTGTTCCATGTCCCCTCATCCCGCTCCTGGCCTTTTCACCTGTCCAGCTCTGTTTGAATTGATCTGTGATTGCATTACCTGCAGTCCACCAGGGACTCCTTATTTTCACAGTCCTCTTCCAGTTTgacttatttttctctccctctaccAGCCATTACCAGCCATTTCACCTGTGCTGTCATGAGTGTCCTGGCTTATCATGTATAGAATGGCtgctgtgtcaggcactgtgcccctggggcctttttttttttataacttttcttcctgcctcttaatctccccacccccactctgttATATATGCTTTTCCCAAAATAGTGGTCATTCCCCCAGCTGTGAAACTGCCACTGGTTCATTGTTGGTTTCATGATGCTCTCCCAACATTTTTAAGATGGTGTTTGAGATGCAAACTAAGATTAGGTGCAGACTCTCTTTGTATACCACTTTTCTTAATAAACTTTTATTCAGATTAGATTCTTTCCTTATCCCTACACTTTTTCATCTCACTTCTGCATAGAATTTCCTATCTTCCTGTCACAATTCTACCCCATTTTCAAAACCAAGCTAAAATGTCATCTTCAGAAGTCCTTTTTCCAACTTCCATCCTGGTTTGTTCCCTCAATGATCTTATACCCCTAAACTGACTAATGTATTCTGCTGTACCTATTTTCCCCATTAACTTTATGGATCCCTTAGAGCAGGGCTGGCCATGTTCATTTGAGTCCTGCAGTTTAAGTGAAATTGGTCATTGGAGACTTGGCCTCAAAAAGTACTTGTTAGCCTTTTATCTACATGTGAATCTCATCCTGAAGGGCTTAGTGGCTTCATGTCATTAGAAGACTCGTATTATTTCGTGTTCCTGTGACTAGAAAAAAGGCCTCACAAAATGACATTTAATAACTGAAAAACCATTAATGATTTGATGAAAATTCTTTAATCATCAATATGTCTGTTAAATGAATTGTgttcttttcaaattcattttctctttcataggtAATACGAGGAAATAGTATCATCATGTTAGAAGCCTTAGAACGAGTATGAAAAATGGCTGTGTTCACCAGAGAAATCAACTGCTTCCACGGGTCCCTCCTCCATATTTTACTGCGATAAAAATTGGGTCGTATACATTTTCTTACTGAACTTtgttaaataaacttttatataGTTAAAAATGCTTTCTCCACTGTTCTGAACATAGACGGTTtgcttttattctgatttttttctatcatgaCTTGTTCCTGGTTGAGACTGATTTGTTCAGGGGTTTTTAATGCATTAAAATAGAAGAATCTTATTAAATATGAAACATTGGCAAGGATGCCCTTTTTCCGTATCTTTACCACTGAACAGAGATGAAGAAGCTGCAAGCCTGAGTGGGTTTCTTCTGAAACGTTAACTGGAATTTTCAGAGTTCTTGTAGTAACTTTGACAGACTTTTTCACGTACATCTATATTCCAAGGATGGTTTCActcaacacaggtttgaactgtgcacttatatacagattttttccaatagtaaatactgcagtactGCAGCATCCAtgtttggttgaatccatggattcCAAACTGGGTAAAGGAACCACACGtccagagggctgactataagttacATGCAGGTTTTTGGCTGCTCGGAGGGTCAGCATCTCTAACCCCCACATTGTTTAAGGGTCAAGCATATAGTACAACAGAAGTGAAACACAGGAAGTAATGGCATCGTTTTATTTTGAACATAAGTGGGAAATTTTTTTGAATACAAGAGTAGAAATACAATTCCAGAGAAAAACATTCCAGTGTGTTGTGGTTCTTTGTGGAGAAGATAGTGATAACGCTGCCCGTATTTTCACCTAGTTCGTAAATTTTGTGATTCGTAAATTCAAATGAGAGATGTGTTACAGATGGTTGTATCATAAACCTAACTTTAAGAAACCTATAGAGCAAATGCTTAAGCTTATTTCTGTGATCTGATAAAGAGCCTACAAATCATGAATTGCTTTAAAACTAGAGAGTGGGGTGTACACACAATGAGCATGTGAGGtccttgtaaaatataaaaaaggggTTGGCTTATTTGTGAAGTGGTATTTCCTATTTATAGGAAATGCTTACAGCAAAAGAAGAGCAAGAGGGATCAAACTAACTATAGAGTTGATATGAAAcccaatacatttttatttctccattctccTCTTTTTAAATCTTCACTAATGTTGATaactttgtgtttttttgcaACCACACAGAGCTGAACTGTAGAACTGGTTTTCTAAATGTGGTTCCTAGACTGGTAGCATCACTTAGGAACGTAACAGAAGTGCAGTCTTTTGTACCCCACTCCAGAGCTATTGAAACGAATTCTGGGGGTGAGGCCCAGCaatgttttaacaagccttccaggtgacTCATGCATACTCAAGTTGGAGAACCACTGGAGCAGAACTTGGCCTTCATTCAGCCCCTGCATAATTTTTACCAGTCTCTTCTGTAAAAAGATGACTTGAGCGGCCTCCTGGAATAATGGGCTGTGATAGGATTtttcttccaattaaaaaaaaaagttttaatactGTAATTGCATTAAAACTAATATGCTTGATATATAGATATCACTGTTTTGCTCTCTGAGGAAACAATTTCAGATGCCTTGTTGGAAAACAATCAGTTGGGTTTGATATAACAGCAACATTCTGAATTGGTGTTCTTCTAAGTAAAAATATCCCATTGCAAAACACATCTACAAGTgacagaaattatttcattagTGTTCACCCACTTTTAGCACATACGTAATGTAACATTACACACTCTACATCCTGTCTGCATTAAAGCCACAAGAGGAAAAAGTATGAATGCCTCTTAAcatacttgttaaaaatgaaaatagtcaaAAGCTGACCATGTGACAAACGATAAATTTAATTCCTGCCTCTACATCAAATATATCTTGGAAGTTTTATCAGCATATTAATATTCACAATTGTAGTAGAGAACAAATTGCTTTAAGAATCAGTGTTCTCTTTTCTGCTGAAGTAGCTACTGCTATAATCtggaggacttttaaaaaaaaaaatacattaacttGGTTGCAGTTACTTTTAGAATTCACAAGCTTTTATTTGTCCTGTCCTTTCAGTGACTATAAAGACAGTCACTCATGACCTTTGTACAGATGGAGAACTGGTTCTCAAGTTTGGCTACATACCAGAATCATTCAGGAAGCAGTCCTACAGGTGATTCCAATGCACAGCCAAGGCTCAGAACCATGGCCTCAAAACAAGATTTCAGCAACCAGTTTCTCAACCAAAATGCTACAGTATCTTTAGAAGCATTTAACAGTTTAAACATACACTGGATCTGATCAAGCATGCTGTCATTCTGAATATGCTACTCTAGTGCCAACTGCTGTGGAGTACTCTAAGCTGCCTCTGCTGTGAGACTATCAGTGCCTCTTACTATCAAGATTACTAGAGTTCTCATTGACAGAAATCATTCTTTGCAACATGGATTCGCTTTGATAATGGATTGGGTTTCTTGGGACTTTTAAGGCACTAAAAACCCTTTGCAAACATAAACCCCCACATCAGTGAATCTCAATGCAGGCTGCACGTTAGGAAATTTTAACAGGCTACAAAAAGCTGAGGTCCTATCCTCAATCcactaaatcagaatctttgttgtggggctctatcactgtttttaaaaaaagctcctCAGGTGAAAGTTTGATAATAGAAAGTCAGTTTCTTAAATCCCTGTActtgcttttcattttacttga contains:
- the SNRPG gene encoding small nuclear ribonucleoprotein G, with amino-acid sequence MSKAHPPELKKFMDKKLSLKLNGGRHVQGILRGFDPFMNLVIDECVEMATSGQQNNIGMVVIRGNSIIMLEALERV